In Anaerolineales bacterium, the following proteins share a genomic window:
- a CDS encoding NAD(P)-dependent oxidoreductase, whose translation MKHILITGGAGYIGSLLTSELLRLGYRVTVLDSLLFGGEAIVPFLNHPNFHFVKTDVTEPRAVKEALKSDWEKPDAVIHLAAIVGFPACQAVGKQVAWKYNVESTKLVYGQAVDLGVERFVFASTYSNYGLSADGKPVTEESPLNPQSLYAETKIAAEEFLLAQKDSSTAPLLFRFATLYGLSPRTRFDLIVNQFVLEAFTKRALIIYQRGYSRSFVHIRDVARGVIMGLEADQAKIRGQIFNLGTDNGNYSKDDIVALVRKRMPEVEIEYKDLTFGGDMRDITVSFAKIKKALGFDTTLDVDDGIRELLFALKSGLIQNPTDTRYRNAQFIVQ comes from the coding sequence ATGAAACATATCTTGATAACGGGCGGCGCGGGCTATATCGGTTCTCTTCTGACCTCCGAACTGCTTCGGCTTGGATACCGCGTCACCGTCCTCGACTCTTTGCTCTTCGGCGGGGAAGCCATCGTCCCGTTTTTGAATCATCCCAATTTTCATTTTGTGAAAACCGACGTGACCGAACCGCGCGCGGTGAAGGAGGCTCTCAAAAGCGACTGGGAGAAACCCGACGCGGTGATCCATCTTGCGGCGATCGTCGGGTTCCCCGCGTGCCAGGCGGTGGGGAAGCAGGTCGCGTGGAAGTACAACGTTGAATCTACGAAATTGGTCTATGGGCAGGCGGTAGATCTGGGCGTGGAACGATTCGTGTTCGCATCCACCTACAGCAACTACGGCTTGAGCGCCGACGGCAAACCCGTCACCGAAGAGTCGCCGTTGAATCCGCAATCGTTGTACGCCGAGACGAAGATCGCGGCGGAAGAATTTTTGCTCGCCCAAAAAGATTCCTCGACCGCGCCGTTGCTGTTTCGCTTCGCTACGTTGTACGGACTTTCGCCGCGCACACGCTTTGATTTGATCGTGAATCAATTTGTGTTGGAAGCGTTTACAAAACGAGCGCTGATCATCTATCAGCGCGGCTACTCGCGCTCGTTCGTCCACATCCGCGACGTGGCGCGCGGCGTGATTATGGGTCTCGAAGCGGATCAGGCAAAAATTCGCGGGCAGATATTCAATCTCGGAACCGATAACGGCAATTATTCCAAAGACGATATCGTCGCGTTGGTGCGTAAACGTATGCCCGAAGTGGAGATCGAGTACAAAGACCTGACCTTCGGCGGCGACATGCGCGACATCACCGTGTCGTTTGCCAAGATCAAGAAAGCCCTCGGCTTCGACACCACCCTCGACGTGGACGACGGCATCCGTGAATTGTTATTCGCGTTGAAGTCTGGCTTAATCCAAAACCCAACCGACACGCGCTACCGCAACGCGCAGTTTATTGTGCAATAA
- a CDS encoding ABC transporter ATP-binding protein, translating to MTTAISVSNLGKRYQIGAAETKFRYNMLRDVLVDTLYAPVRLAKALVGKSERRNNQNFVWALKDVSFDLDEGKVLGIVGRNGAGKSTLLKILSRVTEPTEGTVSVRGRVGSLLEVGTGFHPELTGRENIYMNGAILGMKRGEIDKKFDEMVEFSEVGQFIDTPVKRYSSGMYLRLAFAVAAHLEPEILVVDEVLAVGDAEFQKKCLGKMNDVAQQGRTVLFVSHNMSAILRLTQEAIVLKKGQLIKRAPTPEAVDFYLASGQAESGERVWEADDVPAASAPFRPVSIRLRERSGKVVDTVRSTEPVSVEFEYQLDAPLTGLRVGMYLNTMRGEYVFTAFDTDDAGQYEQFGARAAGRYVSRCEIPADFFNEGRYYLGVNASSFGVKRYFMDENALSFNVDISGAPGTQWPELRQGPIRPRLNWKIEKID from the coding sequence ATGACCACCGCAATCAGCGTTTCAAACCTCGGCAAACGATACCAGATCGGCGCGGCGGAGACCAAATTCCGCTACAACATGCTCCGCGACGTGCTCGTGGACACACTCTACGCGCCTGTGCGGTTGGCGAAAGCGCTGGTCGGCAAATCGGAGCGTCGCAATAATCAAAACTTTGTCTGGGCGTTGAAAGACGTTTCGTTCGACCTCGACGAGGGGAAAGTGCTCGGCATCGTTGGGCGCAACGGCGCGGGGAAGAGCACCTTGCTCAAGATTCTCTCGCGCGTCACTGAACCCACCGAAGGGACCGTGTCCGTGCGCGGGCGAGTCGGCTCCCTTCTCGAAGTGGGAACGGGTTTTCATCCAGAATTGACGGGGCGCGAGAACATTTACATGAACGGCGCCATCCTCGGCATGAAGCGCGGCGAGATTGACAAAAAATTCGATGAGATGGTCGAGTTCTCCGAGGTCGGGCAATTCATTGATACGCCTGTCAAACGCTATTCGTCGGGAATGTATTTGCGGCTGGCGTTTGCGGTTGCGGCTCATCTCGAACCAGAGATCCTCGTCGTGGACGAAGTGCTTGCCGTCGGCGACGCTGAATTTCAAAAGAAGTGTCTCGGCAAAATGAACGACGTCGCGCAGCAGGGACGCACGGTGTTGTTCGTGAGTCACAACATGTCGGCGATTCTGCGATTGACTCAAGAAGCGATCGTCTTGAAAAAGGGACAACTCATCAAGCGCGCGCCGACTCCCGAAGCGGTGGATTTTTATCTCGCCTCGGGTCAAGCCGAATCGGGCGAGCGCGTCTGGGAGGCGGACGATGTCCCAGCGGCGAGCGCGCCCTTTAGACCTGTGTCAATTCGACTTCGGGAAAGAAGCGGGAAGGTCGTAGACACCGTCCGCTCGACGGAACCTGTCTCCGTCGAATTCGAATATCAACTCGACGCGCCGCTCACGGGACTGCGCGTGGGGATGTATCTCAACACGATGCGCGGCGAATACGTGTTCACCGCCTTCGACACCGACGACGCGGGACAATACGAGCAGTTCGGCGCGCGCGCGGCGGGACGTTATGTGAGCCGTTGCGAAATCCCCGCCGATTTTTTCAACGAGGGTCGTTATTATCTCGGTGTGAATGCGAGTTCATTCGGCGTGAAGCGATATTTCATGGATGAAAACGCGCTGTCGTTCAACGTGGACATTTCAGGCGCGCCTGGCACGCAATGGCCCGAACTTCGACAGGGTCCCATCCGCCCGCGCTTGAATTGGAAGATCGAAAAGATCGATTAA
- a CDS encoding four helix bundle protein, whose amino-acid sequence MGAITKFEDLIAWQEARKLVKMIYKITAEGAFSKDFGMKDQVQRAAVSAMTNIAEGFDNESTAEFARFLGMARRSAVEVQSLLYVALDVRYINDESFKAHYDQAKKTQAIIGGLKKGILKNPHRPNKPSPAS is encoded by the coding sequence ATGGGTGCTATAACGAAATTTGAAGATTTGATCGCATGGCAGGAGGCTCGCAAGTTGGTGAAGATGATTTACAAAATAACGGCTGAGGGAGCGTTTTCAAAAGACTTTGGAATGAAGGATCAAGTTCAACGAGCCGCTGTTTCTGCCATGACCAATATTGCAGAAGGATTCGACAACGAATCTACTGCGGAGTTTGCACGGTTTTTGGGAATGGCGCGTCGTTCTGCTGTGGAAGTTCAATCCCTTCTTTACGTTGCTTTGGACGTTCGTTACATAAATGATGAATCTTTCAAAGCCCATTATGACCAAGCTAAAAAGACACAAGCGATCATCGGCGGACTGAAGAAAGGCATCCTGAAGAATCCCCACCGTCCAAACAAGCCTTCGCCTGCTTCATAG
- the pseB gene encoding UDP-N-acetylglucosamine 4,6-dehydratase (inverting) has translation MDWKNQVILITGGTGSFGKKFTQTLLDEKQPKKIIIFSRDELKQHEMQVQGFNHPSLRYFIGDIRDRERLVRAMHGVDIVVHAAALKQVPACEYNPMEAIKTNIMGTANVVEAALDAGVKKVMTISTDKAVSPANLYGATKLAAEKLTVQSNAYAAGSATRYSCVRYGNVVGSRGSVVPLFLKQRESGAVTITDERMTRFWLSLDQGVKFVIECIEQMEGGEVFVPKIPSTKVVDLAKAIVPNAKIDIIGIRPGEKLHEDLISDDEARHTVELDGMYVIQPAEASWFGYSWKDKGKPLPEGFTYTSDNNSEWLDIDGIKKFVAPFEELFKQGKLEG, from the coding sequence ATGGACTGGAAAAATCAAGTCATCCTCATCACAGGCGGGACGGGGTCGTTCGGCAAGAAGTTCACGCAGACGTTGCTGGACGAGAAACAGCCGAAGAAGATCATCATCTTCAGCCGCGACGAGTTGAAACAGCACGAAATGCAGGTGCAGGGATTCAACCATCCGTCACTGCGCTATTTCATCGGCGACATCCGCGACCGTGAGCGGCTCGTCCGTGCCATGCACGGGGTGGATATCGTTGTCCATGCGGCGGCGTTGAAGCAGGTGCCAGCCTGCGAGTACAACCCGATGGAAGCCATCAAGACCAACATCATGGGCACGGCGAACGTGGTCGAAGCCGCGCTGGATGCGGGCGTGAAAAAGGTGATGACCATCAGCACCGATAAAGCCGTCAGCCCTGCGAATTTATACGGCGCGACAAAACTAGCCGCCGAAAAACTGACCGTGCAAAGTAACGCCTATGCCGCAGGCTCAGCGACCCGCTACTCGTGCGTCCGATACGGGAATGTCGTCGGCTCGCGCGGCTCGGTTGTGCCGTTGTTCCTTAAACAACGGGAGAGCGGTGCAGTCACCATCACGGACGAACGCATGACGCGCTTCTGGCTGTCGCTGGACCAGGGAGTCAAATTTGTGATCGAGTGCATCGAACAGATGGAAGGCGGCGAAGTGTTCGTGCCGAAGATTCCCAGCACGAAAGTCGTTGACCTCGCCAAAGCCATCGTGCCGAATGCAAAGATTGACATCATAGGCATCCGTCCTGGCGAAAAACTCCACGAAGATTTGATCTCGGACGACGAAGCCCGCCACACGGTCGAACTCGACGGGATGTATGTCATCCAACCCGCCGAGGCTTCGTGGTTCGGCTACTCGTGGAAGGACAAAGGTAAGCCGCTCCCCGAAGGTTTCACATACACGAGCGATAACAATTCCGAATGGCTGGATATTGACGGCATCAAAAAATTCGTCGCGCCATTTGAGGAGTTGTTCAAGCAAGGCAAACTCGAAGGATAG
- a CDS encoding methyltransferase domain-containing protein, with amino-acid sequence MTNETKKQVREFYDEIGWRQEDDGNYQNARYEDLRPVSREYIHKTRLRVMNGLIPTGKLLLDAGSGPVQYDEYFEYSRGYEKRVCLDISIQALREARTRIGDHGLFVVGDLANLPFKAEAFDGAVSMHAIHHLALSEHPKAYAEIHRTLSRGRTAAIVNGWHDPFLSRMAEPLIGLMRRLSGKSAKKKKEWLNEDAPAGTFVQKMTPAWLKKEIGSRMTIEIKPWRSLSTRILRWFVRPFGGKLFLKFIFWLEGAFPKFFAENGQYPLIVIKK; translated from the coding sequence ATGACAAACGAAACTAAAAAACAAGTCCGTGAATTTTACGACGAGATCGGCTGGCGGCAGGAAGATGACGGGAATTATCAAAACGCCCGTTACGAAGACCTGCGCCCCGTCTCGCGCGAATACATCCACAAGACGCGCTTGCGCGTGATGAATGGATTGATTCCCACAGGCAAACTTCTGCTCGACGCGGGTTCGGGTCCTGTGCAATACGACGAATACTTTGAATATTCACGCGGCTACGAGAAGCGCGTCTGCCTCGACATTTCCATCCAAGCCTTGCGTGAAGCGCGGACGCGCATCGGCGATCACGGTCTGTTCGTGGTCGGCGACCTTGCCAACCTGCCATTCAAAGCCGAAGCGTTCGACGGCGCGGTCTCGATGCACGCCATCCATCACCTCGCGCTGAGCGAGCACCCCAAAGCCTACGCGGAAATTCACAGGACGCTGTCACGCGGACGGACTGCGGCAATCGTCAATGGGTGGCATGATCCGTTCTTGAGTCGCATGGCGGAACCGTTGATCGGCTTGATGCGTCGGCTGTCGGGCAAATCGGCGAAGAAGAAAAAAGAATGGCTCAACGAGGATGCCCCCGCTGGGACGTTCGTGCAAAAGATGACGCCCGCCTGGTTGAAAAAAGAGATCGGCTCGCGCATGACGATCGAAATTAAACCCTGGCGCAGTTTAAGCACGAGAATTTTGCGCTGGTTCGTCCGTCCGTTTGGCGGAAAATTATTTTTGAAGTTTATCTTCTGGCTCGAAGGCGCCTTCCCGAAATTTTTCGCCGAGAACGGGCAGTATCCGTTGATCGTGATCAAGAAATAA
- a CDS encoding GDP-L-fucose synthase, translating to MTNNFWQSKKVIVTGGSGFLGSFVVEKLQQHGAKDIFVPRSSQYDLRKSEDITRVLTDFKADMVIHLAALAGGIGANMGRPAEFFYDNLMMGVPLLHQAWQKGIEKFVAVGSICSYPKFTPIPFKEEELWNGYPEETNAPYGLAKKMLLVQSQSYRQQYGYNSIYLMPVNLFGPRDNFDLQTSHVIPALIRKTVEATERGDMDIPAWGDGSPTREFLYVEDAADGIVTAAEKYNGSEPVNLGSGYEISIKDLVEMTAKMTGFTGKIVWQTDKPNGQPRRALDVNRAKEYFGWSAQVPFEEGMRRTIEWFKENRSKV from the coding sequence ATGACCAACAACTTCTGGCAATCCAAAAAAGTAATCGTCACAGGCGGCTCTGGCTTCCTCGGCTCATTCGTCGTCGAAAAACTTCAACAGCACGGCGCAAAAGATATTTTCGTGCCGCGTAGTTCGCAATACGACTTACGCAAATCCGAAGACATCACACGCGTTCTAACCGACTTCAAAGCCGACATGGTCATCCACCTCGCCGCGCTGGCGGGCGGAATCGGCGCCAACATGGGGCGTCCCGCCGAATTCTTTTACGACAACTTGATGATGGGCGTACCGCTCCTCCACCAGGCGTGGCAAAAAGGAATTGAAAAATTCGTCGCGGTCGGTTCGATCTGCTCGTATCCAAAATTTACGCCGATTCCCTTCAAAGAAGAAGAACTTTGGAACGGCTACCCCGAAGAGACGAACGCGCCGTATGGCTTGGCGAAGAAGATGCTGTTGGTACAGTCGCAATCCTATCGCCAGCAATACGGATACAACTCGATCTATCTCATGCCTGTGAATCTGTTCGGTCCACGCGACAACTTCGACTTGCAGACCTCGCACGTCATCCCCGCGTTGATTCGCAAAACGGTCGAAGCAACCGAACGCGGCGACATGGATATCCCCGCGTGGGGCGACGGCTCGCCGACGCGTGAATTCCTCTACGTGGAAGACGCCGCCGACGGAATCGTCACCGCCGCCGAAAAATACAACGGCTCGGAGCCAGTCAACCTCGGCTCTGGCTACGAAATCTCGATCAAAGACCTCGTGGAAATGACGGCGAAGATGACGGGCTTTACGGGCAAAATTGTCTGGCAAACGGACAAACCCAACGGTCAGCCGCGCCGCGCCCTCGACGTCAACCGCGCGAAAGAATATTTCGGCTGGAGCGCGCAAGTTCCCTTTGAGGAAGGGATGCGGCGAACGATCGAGTGGTTCAAAGAAAACAGGTCGAAAGTTTAA
- a CDS encoding winged helix-turn-helix transcriptional regulator, whose amino-acid sequence METTNEELRELTLLENIENDPDVNQSTLATQLGVAVGTVNWHLKRLIAKGAVKVKRAERKKLRYIITPEGIALRARLAVDYVERSFSIYRKTRQRVKEHVTKIRAAGYERVRIVGKGDVVDVCKLTCIEQGVAIVNEKNIPTIHVDGFKVTLNMDGNS is encoded by the coding sequence ATGGAAACCACAAACGAAGAACTACGTGAACTCACCCTGCTCGAAAACATCGAAAACGATCCCGATGTGAATCAGTCTACGCTGGCGACCCAGCTTGGCGTCGCGGTTGGAACCGTGAATTGGCATCTCAAGCGGCTCATCGCCAAAGGCGCGGTCAAGGTCAAGCGCGCCGAGCGGAAGAAACTCCGCTACATCATCACGCCCGAAGGCATTGCCCTGCGCGCCCGCCTCGCGGTGGATTACGTCGAGCGTTCATTTTCGATCTATCGCAAGACTCGCCAACGCGTGAAGGAACATGTCACAAAGATCCGCGCCGCGGGATATGAGCGCGTGCGCATCGTCGGCAAAGGCGATGTGGTGGACGTGTGCAAACTCACTTGCATCGAACAAGGCGTCGCCATTGTGAATGAAAAAAATATTCCGACGATTCATGTGGATGGATTCAAAGTGACTCTCAACATGGACGGCAACTCATGA
- a CDS encoding ABC transporter permease: MTELTKQPSIIYIKPTKGLAALNLRDLWLYRELIYFMVWRDVKVKYKQTLLGMAWAVIQPVMTMLVFTFLFDRVAKLPSEGIPYPVFSFTALLPWGLFITALNQGARSLVAHNNMVTKIYFPRLILPMASVFAGLVDFAIASVILIGLMFYFQVTPAWNLLWTLPLFLLLALLTALGVALWLSAVNVKYRDVNQALPFLTQFWLFLTPVAYSASIVSQKWQILYALNPMAGVVNGFRWALLGVGNGPDLTFWISVAVSVLIFVSGLFYFRSMEKTFADTI; encoded by the coding sequence ATGACCGAACTCACCAAACAACCCTCCATCATCTACATCAAACCCACCAAAGGACTCGCCGCGCTCAACTTGCGCGACCTGTGGCTTTATCGTGAACTGATCTACTTCATGGTGTGGCGCGACGTAAAAGTGAAATACAAACAGACCTTGCTCGGCATGGCGTGGGCGGTGATTCAACCCGTCATGACGATGCTGGTCTTCACCTTCCTCTTCGACAGGGTGGCGAAACTTCCCTCCGAGGGCATTCCCTATCCCGTGTTTTCGTTCACCGCGCTGTTGCCGTGGGGCTTGTTTATCACCGCGTTGAATCAAGGCGCCCGTTCATTAGTGGCGCACAACAACATGGTCACAAAAATTTATTTCCCGCGCCTCATTCTGCCGATGGCGTCGGTCTTCGCGGGGCTGGTGGATTTCGCTATCGCATCCGTCATCCTCATTGGGTTGATGTTTTATTTTCAAGTGACGCCCGCCTGGAATCTGCTTTGGACTCTGCCCCTCTTCCTTTTGCTCGCGCTCCTGACTGCGCTGGGAGTCGCGCTCTGGCTTTCGGCGGTCAACGTGAAATATCGGGATGTAAACCAAGCCCTCCCGTTTCTGACTCAGTTTTGGCTGTTTCTAACCCCCGTCGCTTACTCCGCCTCGATCGTTTCGCAAAAGTGGCAGATCCTCTACGCGCTCAACCCGATGGCAGGCGTCGTCAACGGATTCCGCTGGGCGCTCCTCGGCGTCGGCAATGGACCCGACCTTACGTTCTGGATTTCGGTCGCCGTGTCGGTGTTGATCTTCGTTTCGGGCTTGTTCTATTTCCGCAGTATGGAAAAAACCTTTGCGGATACGATCTAG
- a CDS encoding class I SAM-dependent methyltransferase, whose amino-acid sequence MSKFTDQNYLKTDQYKDSSNLDARVELHKRFSTNSYGWMNWVFDILLKLPADAKILELGCGPGYLWKENVSRIPAGWNITLSDLSSGMLDSAWRNLVVTGRAFQFKEIDAQAIPFADETFDAVIANHMLYHVPDRPKAIAEIKRVLKTGGRLFATTIGQDHLKEMASWIRQVSPGTDFVSFGSPFTLENGSEQLKPFFLQVTQTRYPDSLQVTEIKPIIGFILSTSHAKEVSREKMAELESELEQELKSKGKIFIQKDSGLFEAIK is encoded by the coding sequence ATGTCCAAATTTACTGACCAAAATTATCTCAAGACCGATCAGTATAAAGACTCGTCCAATCTCGATGCGCGTGTGGAGCTTCATAAACGCTTCAGTACGAATTCCTACGGCTGGATGAATTGGGTCTTTGACATTCTACTGAAACTGCCAGCGGATGCAAAGATATTGGAATTGGGATGCGGTCCTGGATATTTATGGAAGGAGAACGTCAGCCGAATCCCCGCTGGTTGGAACATCACCCTCTCGGATCTTTCCTCAGGGATGCTTGATTCGGCATGGCGGAATCTGGTCGTCACTGGACGTGCTTTCCAGTTCAAAGAGATCGACGCACAGGCGATTCCGTTTGCGGACGAAACGTTCGACGCGGTCATCGCCAATCACATGCTGTATCATGTCCCAGACAGACCGAAGGCAATCGCCGAGATCAAACGTGTGTTGAAAACAGGCGGTCGTTTGTTTGCGACAACAATTGGGCAAGACCATCTAAAAGAAATGGCTAGTTGGATTCGACAAGTAAGTCCAGGAACTGACTTTGTTTCATTTGGCAGTCCGTTTACGCTGGAAAATGGTTCGGAGCAGTTGAAACCTTTCTTCCTGCAGGTTACACAGACTCGATATCCTGATAGTTTGCAAGTAACAGAAATCAAACCGATCATCGGTTTTATCCTTTCCACTAGCCATGCCAAGGAAGTATCGAGAGAGAAAATGGCAGAGCTCGAAAGCGAACTTGAACAAGAATTGAAGAGCAAAGGCAAAATTTTTATTCAAAAAGATTCTGGTTTGTTTGAGGCGATAAAATAG